A single window of Liolophura sinensis isolate JHLJ2023 chromosome 6, CUHK_Ljap_v2, whole genome shotgun sequence DNA harbors:
- the LOC135468930 gene encoding uncharacterized protein LOC135468930, giving the protein MKSFLPVFVVLICYQLSGTDGRLLPRSQITIHSDDHFEYLPDIEDSILRMADLDNSGAISNDEIRVFLATPGVPEFLRNALTRDTVQGADTNRNGQLERYELQGILMDALSTFSSSLAVVKILSFETEQMINRGDITLPETSIEVAQTLLDALDSNNNNKLSLDEASEFYSLVFDQRFWESLVEASAALDADRDSELNLKEIVEVYEALGEKYDSMDMEPLIMYARIKSALGAFPEVEN; this is encoded by the exons ATGAAGTCTTTCCTCCCTGTTTTTGTTGTCTTAATCTGTTACCAACTTAGTGGCACAGACGGTCGTCTGTTGCCCAGAAGCCAGATTACCATTCACTCGGATGACCACTTTGAG TATCTCCCAGATATTGAGGACAGCATTTTGCGCATGGCAGACTTAGACAATAGTGGCGCCATCAGCAACGATGAGATCCGAGTGTTCCTGGCCACACCGGGTGTCCCCGAGTTCCTCCGAAACGCTCTGACCAGGGACACTGTACAGGGCGCTGATACAAACCGAAACGGACAACTGGAGAGATACG AGCTACAGGGAATTTTGATGGACGCCTTGAGTACCTTCTCATCCAGCCTAGCCGTCGtcaaaatactttcatttgaaACCGAACAGATGATTAACagaggggacataactcttccTGAA ACATCAATTGAAGTCGCACAGACTTTATTGGACGCTTTGgatagcaacaacaacaacaagttaAGCCTGGACGAAGCGTCTGAGTTCTATAGCCTAGTTTTCGATCAGAGATTTTGGGAAAGTTTGGTTGAGGCCTCTGCTGCTCTGGACGCTGACAGGGATAGCGAACTGAATCTGAAAG AAATTGTCGAAGTGTACGAGGCACTGGGGGAAAAGTACGACTCTATGGACATGGAACCGCTAATAATGTATGCCCGAATAAAGTCTGCGTTGGGGGCATTCCCAGAGGTTGAAAATTGA